In Janibacter sp. CX7, a single genomic region encodes these proteins:
- a CDS encoding fructosamine kinase family protein → MKPPRTYRKDTSAAPRGYSSWEAAGLLWLAEAQEQGGARIAQLQDVDLDHIDLLQYDAGPSTNLHADGLGVALAAMHAAGAPAFGAPPARWTSHGFVGPADSPLPMPLQPTERWGEFFGEQRIRHMLQLGRAQGLWEDDSTLFERVADRLVSGEFDDGRPPARLHGDLWAGNIIWTREGPVLIDPAAHGGHAETDLAMLLLFTAPHIARIIAAYDEAAPLADGWQERVGLHQLFPVMVHAVVFGGDYVRQSVEMARAYA, encoded by the coding sequence GTGAAGCCTCCCCGCACCTATCGCAAGGACACCTCGGCAGCCCCGCGCGGCTACTCCTCCTGGGAGGCGGCCGGGCTGCTGTGGCTCGCGGAGGCGCAGGAGCAGGGCGGTGCCCGCATCGCGCAGCTGCAGGACGTCGACCTCGACCACATCGACCTGCTGCAGTACGACGCGGGTCCGTCGACGAACCTCCATGCCGACGGCCTCGGGGTGGCGCTCGCGGCGATGCACGCGGCGGGGGCGCCGGCCTTCGGGGCGCCGCCAGCGCGGTGGACGAGCCACGGTTTCGTCGGCCCGGCCGACTCCCCGCTGCCGATGCCGCTGCAGCCCACCGAGCGCTGGGGCGAGTTCTTCGGCGAGCAGCGCATCCGCCACATGCTGCAGCTCGGCCGCGCGCAGGGCCTGTGGGAGGACGACAGCACCCTCTTCGAGCGGGTCGCCGACCGGCTCGTGTCAGGCGAGTTCGACGACGGCCGGCCGCCGGCCCGCCTGCACGGCGACCTCTGGGCGGGCAACATCATCTGGACCCGCGAGGGGCCCGTCCTCATCGACCCGGCCGCGCACGGCGGTCACGCCGAGACCGACCTGGCGATGCTGCTGCTCTTCACCGCGCCGCACATCGCCCGCATCATCGCGGCCTACGACGAGGCCGCCCCGCTCGCCGACGGCTGGCAGGAGCGGGTCGGCCTGCACCAGCTCTTCCCGGTCATGGTCCACGCCGTCGTCTTCGGCGGCGACTACGTGCGCCAAAGCGTGGAGATGGCCCGGGCCTACGCCTGA